From Candidatus Sphingomonas colombiensis, one genomic window encodes:
- the pgl gene encoding 6-phosphogluconolactonase, protein MSDEIEWWEYDDAAEFAAAVAGDIGFIIESAIDARGAAVIALAGGKTPVPIYEKLAATKLDWKRVTILPTDERVVPLGDPLSNVTMLGKTFIPKGARVIPIVPKAMDDYKAAGRSADALLQDLHWPLDLCLLGVGGDGHTASIFPGPDYDEALNGPRERRALGVMPDPLPPEAPVARVTISRQGIVTARALMIAVTGAAKKKVIENAIAEGAGSPYPIGRVLADAELPVDIHWAP, encoded by the coding sequence ATGAGCGACGAAATCGAATGGTGGGAATATGACGACGCGGCCGAGTTCGCTGCGGCGGTCGCGGGCGATATCGGCTTCATCATCGAAAGCGCGATCGACGCGCGCGGCGCGGCGGTGATCGCGCTTGCCGGCGGCAAGACGCCGGTGCCGATCTACGAAAAGCTCGCCGCGACCAAGCTCGACTGGAAGCGCGTGACGATCCTGCCGACCGATGAGCGCGTGGTGCCGCTGGGCGATCCGCTGTCGAACGTCACGATGCTGGGCAAGACCTTCATTCCCAAGGGTGCGCGGGTGATCCCGATCGTTCCCAAGGCGATGGACGATTACAAGGCCGCCGGCCGCTCGGCCGATGCGCTGTTGCAGGATCTGCACTGGCCGCTCGATCTGTGTCTGCTCGGCGTCGGCGGGGACGGACACACCGCCTCGATCTTTCCCGGCCCCGATTATGATGAGGCGCTGAACGGCCCGCGCGAGCGCCGCGCGTTGGGCGTGATGCCCGATCCGCTTCCGCCCGAGGCGCCGGTGGCCCGCGTCACCATCTCCCGTCAGGGCATCGTCACCGCGCGTGCGTTGATGATCGCGGTAACCGGGGCGGCGAAGAAGAAGGTGATCGAGAATGCGATCGCTGAAGGCGCCGGATCGCCCTATCCGATCGGGCGCGTTCTGGCGGATGCGGAATTGCCGGTGGATATCCACTGGGCGCCATAA
- the zwf gene encoding glucose-6-phosphate dehydrogenase, with product MMQRNPVSKLLLFGATGDLAQRMLLPSLYGLHADGLLPPGLTITGSARSELADKDFRKFAKEALDKFLPADRKDEKAVDGFLDRLFYQPADLADAKTFQPLADKVGDVSGGLAIFLSTAPSLFEPAVRGLKSVGLAGDTVRIGLEKPLGYDLVSSREINDTVAQVFPEDRIFRIDHYLGKETVQNILALRFGNSFFEPVWNARGIDNVQITVSETVGLEARASYYDGAGALRDMVANHMLQLVALIAMEPPARFDTGAIRDEKAKVFRSLRQMKPEEVPHNTVIGQYTGGAVNGEIVKGYDEELGRDSNTETFVAVKAHVDNWRWQGVPFYLRTGKRMPARRSEIAIQFKPVPHSMFAGRGGLLQPNMLIIRLQPEEYIQLLVMAKEPGLDRDGIRLREVPLNLSLDAEFAGKRRRIAYERLLLDLIEGDQTLFVRRDEVEAQWTWIDAIRAGWAANDMKPKHYPAGTWGPSAAIALTERDGVTWQDD from the coding sequence ATGATGCAGCGCAACCCCGTTTCCAAGCTCCTGCTGTTCGGAGCCACCGGCGATCTGGCACAGCGCATGCTGTTGCCCTCGCTGTATGGCTTGCATGCCGATGGCCTGTTGCCGCCCGGGCTCACGATCACTGGCTCCGCGCGTTCAGAGCTGGCCGACAAGGACTTTCGCAAATTCGCCAAGGAGGCGCTCGACAAGTTCCTTCCCGCCGATCGCAAGGACGAGAAGGCCGTTGATGGCTTCCTCGATCGGCTGTTCTATCAGCCGGCGGACCTTGCCGATGCCAAGACGTTCCAACCGCTCGCCGACAAGGTGGGCGATGTATCGGGCGGCCTCGCGATCTTCCTGTCGACCGCGCCGTCGCTGTTCGAGCCGGCGGTAAGGGGCCTCAAGTCGGTTGGCCTTGCGGGCGATACGGTGCGCATCGGGCTGGAAAAGCCGCTTGGCTATGATCTCGTCTCAAGCCGCGAGATCAACGACACGGTGGCGCAGGTTTTCCCTGAGGACCGTATCTTCCGTATCGATCACTATCTCGGCAAGGAGACGGTGCAGAACATCCTCGCGCTGCGTTTCGGCAATTCGTTCTTCGAGCCGGTGTGGAATGCGCGCGGGATCGACAATGTGCAGATCACCGTGTCCGAAACGGTCGGGCTGGAGGCGCGCGCCAGCTATTACGATGGCGCCGGCGCGCTGCGCGACATGGTGGCGAACCATATGTTGCAGCTCGTCGCGCTGATCGCGATGGAGCCGCCCGCCCGGTTCGACACCGGCGCGATCCGCGACGAAAAGGCCAAGGTATTCCGCTCACTCCGCCAGATGAAGCCGGAGGAGGTGCCGCACAACACGGTCATCGGCCAATATACCGGCGGCGCCGTGAACGGAGAAATCGTAAAGGGTTACGACGAAGAGCTGGGACGAGATTCGAACACCGAAACGTTCGTCGCGGTGAAGGCGCATGTCGATAACTGGCGCTGGCAGGGCGTGCCCTTCTATCTGCGCACCGGCAAGCGGATGCCCGCTCGGCGCTCCGAAATCGCGATCCAGTTCAAGCCTGTGCCGCATTCGATGTTCGCCGGGCGCGGCGGGTTGCTCCAGCCGAATATGCTGATCATCCGCTTGCAGCCGGAGGAATATATCCAGCTGCTCGTCATGGCGAAGGAGCCGGGGCTCGATCGCGACGGCATCCGCCTGCGCGAAGTGCCACTGAACCTCAGCCTCGATGCGGAGTTCGCGGGCAAGCGCCGGCGCATCGCCTATGAACGGCTGCTGCTCGATCTGATCGAGGGCGATCAGACCCTGTTCGTCCGCCGCGACGAAGTGGAGGCGCAATGGACGTGGATCGATGCGATCCGCGCCGGCTGGGCCGCGAACGATATGAAGCCTAAACACTATCCGGCCGGCACCTGGGGCCCCTCCGCCGCGATCGCGCTGACCGAGCGCGACGGCGTGACCTGGCAGGACGACTAA
- the argC gene encoding N-acetyl-gamma-glutamyl-phosphate reductase: MTASVFIDGAVGTTGLEIRERLEGRDGLSLVILDEARRKDREARREALNDADFVILCLPDDAAREAVALIDNPRTRVIDASSAHRVADGWTYGFPELGFDVANARLVSNPGCWPSGFLALVAPLVRAGLIPADWPLIYSGASGYSGGGKAMIAEFESGAAATAYRAYGLSLAHKHLPEMRDHAGLAAAPVFLPAVAAVHRGMLGEVALPLAAIPGSPSLDAIRDTLTAAYAHGGVIRVAPQSDESMIRIEEDAGTDRMTLHVFGNAANGHARLIATYDNLGKGASGAAVQSLNLMAGLDPLAGLTL, from the coding sequence ATGACCGCCTCGGTTTTCATCGACGGCGCGGTCGGCACCACGGGCCTTGAGATCCGCGAGCGGCTCGAAGGACGCGACGGACTTTCGCTGGTCATACTCGATGAGGCCCGGCGCAAGGATCGCGAGGCTCGGCGCGAGGCGCTGAACGATGCCGATTTCGTCATCCTCTGCCTGCCCGACGACGCTGCGCGCGAAGCGGTCGCGCTGATCGATAACCCGCGCACACGCGTTATCGACGCATCGAGCGCGCATCGGGTGGCAGATGGGTGGACCTATGGCTTCCCCGAACTCGGCTTCGACGTGGCGAATGCGCGGCTGGTCTCCAATCCGGGCTGTTGGCCGAGCGGCTTTCTCGCGCTCGTCGCGCCGCTGGTGCGCGCCGGGCTGATCCCCGCCGATTGGCCGCTGATCTATTCCGGCGCTTCGGGCTATTCCGGGGGTGGAAAGGCGATGATCGCGGAGTTCGAAAGCGGGGCCGCCGCCACCGCTTATCGCGCTTACGGGCTCAGCCTCGCGCACAAGCATCTGCCGGAAATGCGCGACCATGCCGGGCTTGCCGCCGCGCCGGTGTTCCTACCCGCCGTCGCCGCTGTCCATCGCGGGATGCTTGGCGAAGTGGCGCTGCCGCTCGCCGCGATCCCCGGTTCGCCGTCGCTCGATGCAATCCGTGACACGCTCACGGCCGCTTATGCGCATGGCGGCGTGATCCGCGTGGCGCCGCAATCGGATGAATCGATGATCCGCATCGAGGAAGATGCCGGCACCGACCGCATGACGCTCCACGTTTTCGGCAATGCCGCGAACGGCCATGCACGCCTGATCGCCACGTACGACAATCTCGGCAAGGGCGCCTCGGGCGCCGCGGTGCAGAGCTTGAACCTGATGGCCGGACTGGACCCGCTCGCCGGCCTGACCCTCTGA
- a CDS encoding SH3 domain-containing protein, whose translation MRAGRSADSEALATLAAGEPFELLDVTGGDGWGIATRHGLVGYLDAAILGQPE comes from the coding sequence TTGCGCGCAGGCCGCTCGGCTGATTCCGAAGCACTTGCGACGCTGGCCGCCGGGGAGCCGTTCGAGCTGCTCGACGTGACCGGCGGCGACGGCTGGGGAATCGCGACGCGGCACGGGCTCGTCGGCTATCTCGACGCCGCAATCCTGGGGCAGCCGGAATGA
- a CDS encoding MarR family transcriptional regulator, with the protein MSTLVDYVRSGEPDLTNRQMALLLVVYINPGPHTVRGLAQNLNVSKPVVTRALNRLGALGYLRRQRDDSDKRNIFVAQTSEGANFLEEFGQLIGDARRSPVRTTGRAQDVRIDGSLTPARPAD; encoded by the coding sequence ATGAGCACTCTGGTGGATTATGTGCGGTCCGGGGAGCCGGATCTCACCAATCGCCAGATGGCGCTGCTCCTCGTGGTTTATATCAACCCGGGCCCTCATACAGTGCGGGGACTCGCGCAAAATCTGAATGTCTCGAAACCGGTTGTCACGCGCGCCTTGAATAGATTGGGCGCGCTCGGCTATCTGCGCCGTCAGCGCGACGACAGCGACAAGCGCAATATCTTTGTCGCGCAGACATCCGAAGGGGCAAATTTTCTTGAGGAGTTCGGCCAACTCATCGGCGACGCAAGGCGATCGCCCGTCCGAACCACGGGGCGCGCCCAGGACGTTCGCATTGACGGGTCGCTCACGCCCGCTCGACCCGCGGACTAA
- the secG gene encoding preprotein translocase subunit SecG encodes MFSFLLVVHAIIAAALVTVILMQRSEGGGLTTGGSPAGLMSARGAADFLTRATAVLATLFVALSIILAVVSATHRSTSVDTSLQRAPVTQQAPQPASGAPAAAAPQEQAPPAADNGVPLAR; translated from the coding sequence ATGTTCAGCTTTCTCCTCGTCGTTCATGCCATTATCGCCGCCGCGCTGGTGACGGTGATCCTGATGCAGCGATCGGAGGGCGGCGGGCTCACCACGGGCGGCAGCCCGGCTGGCCTGATGTCGGCGCGGGGGGCAGCGGATTTTCTGACCCGCGCGACCGCGGTGCTCGCCACCTTGTTCGTGGCGCTTTCGATCATCCTGGCGGTGGTCTCGGCGACGCATCGTTCCACTTCGGTCGACACGTCGCTGCAACGCGCGCCGGTGACGCAACAGGCGCCACAGCCGGCAAGCGGCGCCCCGGCGGCAGCGGCGCCGCAGGAGCAGGCTCCCCCGGCGGCTGATAACGGCGTGCCGCTCGCGCGCTGA
- a CDS encoding CTP synthase — protein sequence MARFIFITGGVVSSLGKGLMAASLAALLQARGYRVRIRKFDPYLNVDPGTMSPYQHGEVYVTDDGAETDLDLGHYERFTGVAARQSDNITSGRIYQQIIQRERRGDYLGATVQVIPHVTDAIKDFAKAETDDLDFVLCEIGGTVGDIESLPFIESIRQLKNEVGRGNAISIHVTLVPYIAAAGELKTKPTQHSVRELAALGVQPDVLVCRCEQPLPAGERAKIALFCNVPESAVIPALDAKSIYAVPLQYHAEGLDSEVLRAFGITPSSPPDLSRWSEIVDRLTNPEGEVTIGVVGKYVGLQDAYKSLNEALVHGGIANRVKVNIRWIDAELFEGDDAEIAAHLEPCNAILVPGAFGERGAEGKIASVRFAREREIPYFGICFGMQMACVEGVRDLGGIPNASSTEFGPTDEPVVGLITEWMGRDGLEKRESTGDLGGTMRLGAYEASLSGNSRIASIYGATTIHERHRHRYEVNTAYREVMEQGGLVFSGMSPDGTLPEIVERPDHPWFVGVQFHPELKSKPFDPHPLFASFIEAALKQSRLV from the coding sequence ATGGCGCGGTTCATTTTCATCACCGGCGGCGTGGTCTCCTCGCTCGGCAAGGGTCTCATGGCAGCATCGCTCGCAGCGTTGTTGCAAGCACGCGGATATCGCGTGCGCATCCGCAAGTTCGATCCGTATCTCAACGTCGATCCGGGGACGATGAGCCCCTACCAGCACGGCGAGGTTTATGTGACTGACGACGGGGCGGAAACCGACCTCGATCTCGGCCATTATGAACGGTTCACCGGGGTAGCGGCGCGTCAGAGCGACAACATTACCTCTGGCCGAATCTATCAACAGATCATCCAGCGCGAACGGCGTGGCGACTATCTCGGCGCGACGGTGCAGGTGATTCCCCACGTTACCGATGCGATCAAGGATTTCGCCAAGGCGGAGACGGACGATCTCGATTTCGTGCTGTGCGAAATCGGCGGCACGGTGGGCGACATCGAGTCGCTGCCGTTCATCGAATCGATTCGCCAGCTCAAGAACGAGGTTGGTCGCGGCAATGCGATCTCGATCCACGTTACGCTGGTGCCGTATATCGCGGCGGCGGGCGAGCTGAAGACCAAGCCGACGCAGCATTCGGTGCGCGAACTGGCGGCGCTGGGCGTACAGCCCGATGTGCTGGTCTGCCGTTGTGAACAGCCGCTGCCGGCGGGCGAGCGCGCCAAAATCGCGCTGTTCTGCAACGTTCCCGAATCCGCCGTCATCCCGGCGCTGGATGCGAAGAGCATCTATGCGGTGCCACTGCAATATCATGCCGAGGGGCTCGATTCGGAAGTGCTGCGCGCTTTCGGCATCACGCCATCCTCGCCGCCCGATCTGTCGCGCTGGTCCGAGATTGTCGATCGCCTGACCAATCCGGAGGGCGAGGTGACGATCGGCGTGGTCGGCAAATATGTCGGCCTTCAGGACGCGTACAAATCGCTCAACGAAGCGCTGGTCCATGGCGGGATCGCGAATCGGGTGAAGGTCAATATCCGCTGGATCGATGCGGAGCTGTTCGAGGGCGACGACGCGGAAATCGCCGCGCACCTTGAACCGTGCAACGCCATCCTCGTCCCCGGCGCGTTCGGAGAGCGCGGCGCGGAGGGCAAGATCGCAAGCGTGCGCTTCGCCCGTGAGCGTGAAATTCCCTATTTCGGTATCTGTTTCGGCATGCAGATGGCCTGCGTCGAGGGCGTCCGCGATCTCGGCGGCATCCCCAATGCCTCTTCGACCGAATTCGGGCCGACGGACGAGCCGGTGGTCGGTCTCATCACCGAATGGATGGGCCGCGACGGGCTGGAGAAGCGCGAATCGACCGGCGATCTCGGCGGCACGATGCGACTGGGCGCTTATGAGGCATCGCTGAGCGGCAACAGCCGCATCGCCTCCATCTATGGCGCCACGACGATCCATGAGCGGCATCGCCATCGCTATGAGGTCAACACCGCCTATCGCGAGGTGATGGAGCAGGGTGGGCTGGTCTTCTCCGGCATGTCGCCGGATGGCACGCTGCCGGAAATCGTCGAGCGGCCGGATCATCCGTGGTTCGTCGGCGTCCAGTTCCACCCGGAGCTGAAATCCAAGCCGTTCGATCCGCACCCGCTGTTTGCGAGCTTCATCGAGGCCGCCCTGAAACAGAGCCGACTGGTCTAA
- a CDS encoding response regulator transcription factor, producing the protein MARILVIEDDDSTAREIAAELAAHGHDVVTVDNGAIGLERATRESFDAITLDRMLPGMEGLEVVGILRERRVAVPVLMISALSDVDERIAGLRAGGDDYLVKPFAPNEMAMRVEVLIRRHRERADVMVLRAGDIELNLARRTVSVAGVPVRLLHMEFRLLEFLMRNRGETVSRRIIFEQVWGYYFDPGANLINVHIARLRKKLDSAGAPSAIATVKGEGYRLDAG; encoded by the coding sequence ATGGCCCGCATTCTGGTGATCGAGGACGACGACAGCACCGCGCGGGAAATCGCGGCGGAGCTGGCGGCGCACGGGCACGACGTCGTTACCGTCGATAACGGCGCGATCGGGCTGGAGCGCGCCACCCGCGAAAGCTTCGATGCGATCACGCTCGATCGCATGCTCCCCGGCATGGAGGGGCTGGAGGTCGTCGGCATCCTGCGCGAACGCCGCGTCGCGGTGCCGGTGCTGATGATCAGCGCGCTGAGCGATGTCGATGAACGGATCGCCGGCCTGCGCGCGGGCGGCGACGACTATCTCGTCAAACCCTTTGCCCCCAACGAGATGGCGATGCGCGTGGAGGTGCTGATCCGCCGCCATCGTGAGCGTGCTGACGTCATGGTGCTGCGCGCCGGTGATATCGAGCTAAACCTCGCGCGCCGAACCGTGAGCGTCGCCGGTGTGCCGGTGCGATTGCTGCATATGGAATTCCGGCTGCTCGAATTTCTGATGCGCAATCGCGGGGAGACGGTGAGCCGCCGCATCATCTTCGAACAGGTGTGGGGTTATTATTTCGATCCCGGCGCGAACCTCATCAACGTGCATATCGCGCGGCTGCGCAAGAAGCTCGATTCGGCGGGCGCGCCGTCCGCGATCGCGACGGTGAAGGGCGAGGGCTATCGGCTCGATGCTGGCTGA
- a CDS encoding HAMP domain-containing sensor histidine kinase — MLADRLRFADIRRTSAFRLTAMLGATFAVGIVLLLGTIYLLTAKELTSRSDRILADIAGRVLATPAQALPERVRLESARDEPGLNYFGLISGDGERIAGTLSAPPSLDYDRPVDVEDADGGIGDIRLLARRTVSGETLLVGRDISQIRDLRLRMLEILVWSGLAIVLGVGLTAIGLSIAPLRRVRDLQAASRAIAAGDLATRMPIAGRHDELDLFADTVNAMVEDVARTIAQVKGVTDAIAHDLRTPLTRVRAGLHRIALDDALPPDRRERLGDAVDDLDTVLERFAALLRISELEAGHRRAGFAPIDLGTIASRVGELYEPLAEDSGITLTIACAPLPIHGDEKLLFEAISNLIDNAIKFGRAGGRVIVSTTEGAAWHLDVRDDGPGIPADEREAVLRRFHRGSNSASAPGSGLGLSVVSAILGLHGLRLDLLDAQPGLIARIRAMETSPSAR, encoded by the coding sequence ATGCTGGCTGACCGGCTGCGCTTCGCGGATATCCGCCGCACCAGCGCGTTCCGGCTGACGGCGATGCTGGGCGCGACCTTTGCGGTGGGCATCGTGTTGTTGCTCGGCACGATCTATCTGTTGACCGCGAAGGAACTGACCAGTCGCAGCGATCGCATCCTCGCCGACATCGCGGGCCGGGTGCTGGCGACCCCGGCGCAGGCGCTACCGGAACGCGTCCGGCTGGAAAGTGCGCGCGACGAGCCGGGGCTCAATTATTTCGGGCTGATCAGTGGCGATGGCGAGCGGATCGCCGGCACGCTCTCCGCCCCGCCGTCGCTCGACTATGACCGCCCGGTCGATGTGGAGGATGCGGACGGCGGGATCGGTGACATCAGGCTGCTCGCCCGGCGCACCGTCAGTGGCGAGACGCTGCTGGTAGGCCGCGACATCAGCCAGATCCGCGACCTGCGGCTGAGGATGCTGGAGATACTGGTGTGGAGCGGGCTCGCGATCGTGCTGGGGGTCGGCCTCACCGCAATTGGCCTCAGCATCGCGCCGCTGCGGCGGGTGCGCGATCTTCAGGCAGCGAGCCGGGCGATCGCGGCGGGCGATCTGGCGACGCGGATGCCGATCGCGGGGCGGCACGACGAACTCGATCTGTTCGCCGATACGGTGAACGCGATGGTGGAGGATGTCGCGCGGACGATCGCGCAGGTGAAGGGGGTGACCGATGCGATCGCCCACGATCTGCGCACGCCGCTGACCCGCGTGCGGGCCGGGCTGCATCGCATCGCGCTCGATGACGCCCTGCCGCCGGATCGGCGCGAACGGCTGGGCGACGCGGTGGACGATCTCGATACGGTGCTGGAGCGTTTTGCCGCGCTGCTGCGCATTTCCGAACTGGAGGCGGGGCATCGTCGCGCGGGTTTCGCGCCGATCGATCTCGGTACGATCGCATCGCGAGTGGGGGAGCTTTACGAACCGCTGGCAGAGGATAGCGGCATCACGCTGACCATCGCCTGCGCGCCGTTGCCCATCCATGGCGATGAGAAATTGCTGTTCGAGGCGATCAGCAACCTTATCGACAATGCGATCAAGTTCGGCCGCGCGGGCGGGCGTGTCATCGTGTCCACTACCGAAGGCGCCGCCTGGCATCTCGATGTGCGCGACGACGGGCCCGGCATCCCCGCCGACGAGCGCGAAGCGGTGCTGCGGCGCTTTCATCGCGGCAGCAACAGCGCGAGCGCACCCGGATCGGGGCTGGGGCTGAGCGTCGTTTCCGCAATCCTCGGCCTCCACGGGCTGCGGCTCGATCTGCTCGACGCGCAGCCGGGCCTGATCGCGCGCATCCGTGCGATGGAGACGTCACCTTCCGCGAGGTGA